The following coding sequences are from one Shewanella violacea DSS12 window:
- a CDS encoding M28 family peptidase — MDPTPHRLIGLTNAKLKFQPLVMLATLLLISLFISGCSHSNSSYARCKTQLAHLWANTDQLHADIAKLTSPEFEGRKTGSLGAELTRQYIEQRYRDIGLIPWKDEYSVPFTYPYNFGERIGVNMVGVIYAHEPTDKWRVIVAHYDHLGKKGRNIYPGADDNASGIAALLQVATRVASQVEKHNRIKSDTLADPHQEQTKGLLLEPVNTLFVATDAEEPGLFGGYALVEQLKQLSAIPQIKQIELAINMDMVGRPSRPYAIYLEGRRGFSHFDKIKQTLTEKTGLCIKANHPNPQGRRVQKVNWLRASDHYPLHKAGIPWLYFGVPAHKDYHKSSDTIDKIDLNFLAAVSESAYQLLIIDSLTLK; from the coding sequence ATGGATCCAACTCCTCATCGGCTTATTGGGCTAACGAATGCTAAGTTGAAATTTCAGCCGCTAGTAATGCTCGCCACTCTGCTGTTGATCAGCCTTTTCATCTCAGGCTGCAGTCACTCAAACTCCTCCTATGCCAGATGTAAGACTCAGCTCGCTCACCTATGGGCCAATACAGACCAGCTTCACGCCGATATAGCCAAACTCACCTCCCCTGAATTTGAGGGAAGAAAAACTGGCAGCCTAGGGGCCGAATTAACCAGGCAATATATTGAGCAAAGATATCGAGACATAGGCCTTATCCCCTGGAAAGATGAATACTCTGTGCCATTTACATACCCCTATAACTTCGGCGAACGCATAGGGGTCAATATGGTCGGCGTCATCTATGCCCATGAGCCCACAGACAAATGGCGGGTCATTGTCGCTCATTACGATCACTTAGGTAAAAAAGGACGTAACATTTATCCGGGGGCAGACGATAATGCCTCTGGTATTGCTGCTCTTTTACAAGTGGCCACCCGAGTAGCTAGCCAAGTCGAAAAACATAATCGAATAAAATCAGACACTCTTGCTGACCCACACCAAGAGCAAACAAAAGGGCTGTTACTAGAGCCTGTTAACACCTTATTTGTCGCAACCGATGCCGAAGAACCTGGCCTCTTTGGTGGCTATGCCTTAGTCGAACAACTCAAACAGCTAAGTGCCATCCCACAAATAAAACAGATAGAGCTAGCCATCAACATGGATATGGTGGGCCGTCCCAGTCGGCCCTATGCTATCTATCTCGAAGGCAGGCGGGGTTTTAGCCATTTTGATAAGATAAAGCAGACATTGACCGAAAAAACAGGCCTATGTATCAAGGCTAACCACCCTAATCCCCAGGGAAGGCGAGTCCAAAAAGTAAACTGGCTAAGAGCATCGGATCACTATCCTTTACATAAAGCAGGCATCCCCTGGCTTTACTTTGGAGTCCCAGCTCACAAGGATTACCACAAGAGCAGCGATACCATAGACAAAATAGATCTTAATTTTCTGGCCGCTGTGAGCGAATCGGCCTATCAACTGCTGATTATTGACAGTTTAACCTTAAAATAA
- a CDS encoding NAD(P)/FAD-dependent oxidoreductase, with product MEKVDAVIIGAGVVGLAIGARLSPRLSNIIIIDQNERFGEEISSRNSEVIHGGLYYPQPSLKAKLCVEGKAELYQYCLKRNIPFRRLGKLILAQNSTQEAYLERLLVKAKINGVDDLIWQSSRDLHHFSTELKASSALLSPSTGIIDSHRYMQSLLADSEQNGATFVARTRFIGAETTAKGFIIRLDIGGEQMTLRSRLLINSAGLYATDVAHKIDGLGKGSIPELHWCKGHYFSYGGKNPFSKLVYPVPETNITGLGIHATLDMGGQLKFGPDTQYISRSAIPDYSLDSSLKPKFLEAIRRYFPGIEGDKLQPSYSGIRPKLQGPDKRFADFRIDGCAAHGVKGLVNLFGIESPGLTASLAIAKHLAVGLEIES from the coding sequence ATGGAAAAAGTTGACGCGGTCATTATTGGGGCTGGTGTTGTTGGGCTTGCGATTGGGGCGAGGCTGAGCCCTAGGCTCTCGAACATCATTATAATTGATCAAAATGAGCGCTTCGGTGAAGAGATCAGCAGTCGAAATAGTGAGGTCATTCATGGAGGACTCTACTATCCGCAACCGAGTTTAAAGGCGAAGCTTTGTGTTGAAGGTAAGGCTGAACTGTATCAATACTGCCTAAAGAGGAATATTCCATTTAGGCGCCTGGGTAAGCTTATACTTGCACAAAATTCGACTCAAGAGGCTTACCTTGAGCGACTGCTAGTCAAGGCAAAGATAAATGGTGTCGATGATCTTATCTGGCAATCTAGCCGTGACTTACACCATTTTTCGACTGAGCTGAAGGCATCGTCAGCCTTATTGTCCCCGTCCACTGGCATTATTGATAGTCATAGGTATATGCAGAGTCTATTGGCAGACTCGGAGCAGAATGGTGCCACCTTCGTAGCCAGAACTCGTTTTATCGGTGCAGAGACCACAGCTAAGGGCTTTATCATACGTTTAGATATTGGTGGCGAGCAGATGACATTGCGGAGCCGATTGCTTATCAATAGTGCTGGCCTATACGCTACTGATGTAGCCCATAAGATTGACGGATTAGGCAAGGGCAGTATTCCTGAGCTGCATTGGTGCAAAGGCCATTATTTTTCATATGGCGGTAAGAATCCTTTTTCAAAGCTAGTCTATCCAGTCCCGGAGACAAATATCACCGGGCTTGGGATCCACGCGACTCTAGATATGGGGGGGCAACTGAAATTTGGTCCAGATACCCAGTACATCTCTCGCTCGGCAATACCCGACTACAGCCTAGATTCCAGCTTGAAACCTAAATTCCTTGAGGCGATAAGGCGTTATTTCCCAGGCATAGAGGGGGATAAACTGCAGCCCAGTTACTCGGGGATAAGGCCTAAATTACAAGGGCCCGATAAGCGTTTTGCAGACTTCCGTATTGATGGCTGTGCAGCTCACGGGGTAAAGGGACTGGTTAACTTATTTGGTATAGAGTCACCAGGTCTCACCGCCAGTTTAGCGATAGCGAAACATCTAGCTGTTGGGCTCGAGATAGAGAGTTAG
- a CDS encoding DEAD/DEAH box helicase: MSSNEQTFRELGLSEPLLRSLDDLGYEKPTPIQAASIIPLMAGKDILGQAQTGTGKTGAFALPLLSTIDSSLNAPQILVLAPTRELAVQVAEAFASYAKHMKGLHVLPIYGGQSMHQQLNALRRGPQVIVGTPGRVMDHMRRGTLKLDSLKAMVLDEADEMLKMGFIDDIEWILEHTPKQRQLALFSATMPEQIKRVANKYLTEPVHVKIAATTATVETIEQRFVQVSQHNKLEALVRVLEVESTEGIIIFVRTRNSCVELAEKLEARGYASSPLHGDMNQQARERAVDQLKRGSLDILIATDVAARGLDVERIGHVINYDIPYDTEAYVHRIGRTDRAGRSGMAILFVTHREMRMLRTIERATKSRISPMDVPSPESVTERRLSRLGEQVAEIISKDSLDFMKGAVAQLCQQLEVDTDILAAALLQQVQKERPLQLPAMNERQRDSRDSRDSRNTRDRNDRGERGARGERSERPRRDSRPTPSNLGSADSLKDNPDVKMCRYIIDVGRDNGVGVGNIVGAVANEANIDSRYIGQIQLFDQITAIDLPAGMPADVLQHLRKVRVCGKPLNIREAEGAELPAGGDSRPARRPRKPSSDRRPASGDKKPHRKGGAPKES, translated from the coding sequence ATGTCATCCAATGAACAAACTTTCCGCGAACTCGGACTTTCCGAGCCTCTTTTGCGTTCTCTTGACGACCTTGGCTATGAAAAGCCAACGCCGATTCAAGCCGCAAGTATTATCCCTCTTATGGCTGGTAAAGACATATTAGGTCAAGCGCAGACTGGTACAGGTAAAACAGGTGCTTTCGCACTGCCACTACTTAGCACCATAGATTCTTCGCTTAATGCTCCTCAAATTTTAGTCTTGGCACCGACTCGTGAACTTGCAGTGCAAGTTGCCGAAGCATTCGCTAGCTATGCTAAACATATGAAAGGTTTACATGTACTGCCGATTTACGGTGGTCAGAGCATGCACCAGCAACTGAATGCCCTAAGACGTGGCCCTCAGGTCATCGTAGGTACACCTGGTCGTGTAATGGACCATATGCGTCGCGGTACACTTAAGCTAGATTCACTAAAAGCTATGGTGCTCGACGAAGCCGATGAAATGCTAAAAATGGGCTTCATCGACGATATCGAATGGATCCTTGAGCATACGCCAAAGCAACGTCAACTAGCTCTTTTCTCTGCGACTATGCCAGAGCAAATTAAGCGTGTTGCTAATAAATATTTGACCGAGCCAGTTCACGTTAAAATTGCAGCTACCACAGCGACAGTTGAAACTATTGAACAGCGCTTCGTTCAAGTCTCACAGCATAACAAGCTAGAAGCACTAGTTCGTGTCTTAGAAGTTGAGAGCACCGAAGGGATTATCATCTTCGTACGTACTCGTAATAGCTGTGTAGAACTTGCAGAGAAACTTGAAGCCCGCGGTTATGCATCATCGCCACTTCATGGTGACATGAACCAGCAGGCGCGTGAACGTGCCGTCGACCAGCTTAAGCGTGGCTCTTTAGACATTCTTATTGCAACAGACGTTGCAGCTCGTGGTCTAGATGTTGAACGTATCGGACACGTAATAAACTACGATATTCCATATGATACTGAAGCTTATGTTCACCGTATTGGTCGTACAGACCGAGCTGGTCGTTCGGGTATGGCTATCTTGTTTGTGACACACAGAGAAATGCGTATGCTACGCACTATCGAACGTGCAACTAAGAGCCGTATTTCTCCTATGGACGTACCGAGTCCTGAGTCTGTGACCGAGCGTCGTCTTTCTCGCTTAGGTGAGCAAGTAGCCGAGATAATCAGCAAAGATTCACTAGACTTCATGAAGGGTGCTGTAGCTCAGCTATGTCAGCAACTTGAAGTCGACACAGATATTCTTGCCGCCGCTCTGCTTCAGCAAGTACAGAAAGAACGTCCACTGCAGTTACCTGCAATGAACGAACGTCAGCGTGATAGCCGTGATAGCCGTGATTCACGTAACACTCGAGATCGTAATGACCGTGGTGAGCGTGGTGCTCGTGGTGAGCGCAGTGAGCGTCCACGTCGTGATTCACGTCCAACTCCTAGTAACTTAGGATCCGCTGACTCACTTAAAGACAATCCAGACGTTAAGATGTGTCGTTACATCATAGACGTTGGCCGTGACAATGGCGTTGGCGTTGGTAACATAGTAGGTGCTGTAGCTAATGAAGCTAACATCGACAGCCGTTACATAGGTCAAATCCAGTTATTCGATCAAATAACAGCCATCGACCTTCCAGCTGGAATGCCTGCAGATGTACTACAACACCTTAGAAAAGTGCGTGTTTGTGGTAAGCCATTGAACATACGTGAAGCTGAAGGTGCTGAACTTCCTGCTGGCGGAGATAGCCGTCCAGCACGTCGTCCACGTAAACCTTCAAGCGATCGTCGCCCAGCATCAGGTGACAAAAAACCACATCGTAAAGGTGGCGCTCCTAAGGAGAGCTAA
- the uvrA gene encoding excinuclease ABC subunit UvrA produces MDKIEVRGARTHNLKNIDLTIPRNKLIVITGLSGSGKSSLAFDTLYAEGQRRYVESLSAYARQFLSLMEKPDVDLIEGLSPAISIEQKSTSHNPRSTVGTITEIYDYLRLLFARVGEPRCPTHSQPLAAQTVSQMVDKVIDLPEGSRQMLLAPVVNNRKGEHVKLLESLAAQGFIRARIDGEVCDLTDPPELELHVKHTIEVVVDRFKVRDDIKQRLAESFETALELSGGIATVASMESDKQDQTETLLFSANFACPLCGYSMAELEPRIFSFNNPAGACGTCDGLGVQQYFDAERVIMNSELSLAGGAIRGWDRRNFYYFQMLSSLAEHYKFDIEQPYQQLTDDVRKLVLYGSGQESIAFRYINDRGDVVVRNHPFEGILNNMDRRYRETESNAVREELAKFINTQSCQSCGGSRLREEARNVFIKDLNLPVLTEWSIGEAMDYFSNLELPGQKGQIAEKILKEVRDRLGFLVNVGLNYLSLSRSAETLSGGEAQRIRLASQIGAGLVGVMYVLDEPSIGLHQRDNERLLQTLVHLRDLGNTVIVVEHDEDAIKMADHIIDIGPGAGVHGGEVICDGTLQDILDCEASITGQYLSGAKQIHISEERVTYDSNKVIELFGASGNNLQDVDLTIPIGLFTCVTGVSGSGKSTLINDTFYKIAHRLLNGATVDEPSPYKSIKGMDHCDKVVDIDQSPIGRTPRSNPATYTGIFTPIRELFAATQESRTRGYKPGRFSFNVKGGRCEACQGDGLIKVEMHFLPDVYVPCDNCKSQRYNRETLEVRYKGKNIHEVLSMTVEVARDFFDAVPAISRKLQMLMEVGLSYISLGQSATTLSGGEAQRVKLAKELSKRDTGQTLYILDEPTTGLHFADIQLLLDVLHRLKTHGNTIVVIEHNLDVIKTADWIIDLGPEGGAGGGTIMVSGTPEDVAQHTESHTARFLKPLLQC; encoded by the coding sequence ATGGACAAGATTGAAGTACGTGGCGCCCGCACCCACAATCTAAAAAACATCGACTTAACGATTCCTAGAAACAAGTTGATAGTGATCACCGGCCTTTCAGGCTCAGGAAAATCATCCCTTGCCTTCGATACCTTGTATGCCGAAGGACAGCGACGTTATGTTGAATCTCTCTCCGCCTATGCGCGCCAATTTTTAAGCCTGATGGAAAAACCTGACGTCGATCTGATTGAAGGTCTCAGCCCAGCCATCTCTATCGAGCAAAAATCCACATCCCACAACCCCAGATCCACCGTCGGCACCATCACGGAGATCTACGACTACCTGCGTCTGCTTTTTGCCCGTGTCGGCGAACCCCGTTGTCCAACCCATAGCCAACCACTAGCCGCACAAACGGTCAGTCAGATGGTCGATAAGGTTATAGACCTACCGGAAGGCAGTCGCCAGATGTTACTGGCCCCTGTGGTCAACAACCGCAAGGGCGAGCATGTAAAACTGCTCGAAAGCTTAGCGGCTCAAGGGTTTATTCGTGCCCGTATCGATGGGGAAGTTTGCGATTTAACCGACCCACCTGAATTAGAATTACATGTAAAGCACACTATCGAAGTCGTGGTCGATCGCTTCAAGGTGCGCGATGATATTAAGCAACGTCTAGCAGAGTCATTCGAAACGGCACTCGAGCTATCTGGCGGTATTGCCACTGTCGCCTCTATGGAGAGTGACAAACAGGACCAAACAGAAACCCTATTGTTTTCAGCAAACTTTGCCTGCCCACTCTGTGGTTATTCCATGGCCGAGCTGGAACCTAGAATATTCTCCTTCAATAACCCGGCTGGCGCCTGTGGCACCTGTGATGGTTTGGGCGTTCAACAGTATTTTGATGCGGAACGGGTGATAATGAATTCTGAGCTGTCCCTCGCTGGCGGCGCCATTCGCGGCTGGGATAGACGCAACTTCTATTATTTTCAGATGCTCAGCTCATTAGCCGAACATTATAAATTTGATATTGAGCAACCCTACCAGCAACTGACTGATGATGTGCGCAAACTGGTGTTATACGGTTCCGGACAAGAGAGTATTGCCTTCAGGTATATCAACGACCGCGGGGATGTGGTGGTACGTAACCATCCTTTCGAAGGTATCCTCAACAACATGGATCGCCGCTACCGTGAAACCGAATCCAACGCCGTCCGTGAAGAACTAGCCAAGTTCATCAATACCCAGTCCTGTCAAAGCTGTGGTGGATCTCGTCTGCGGGAAGAGGCGAGAAACGTATTTATAAAAGATCTTAACCTGCCTGTACTGACCGAATGGTCTATCGGCGAGGCCATGGACTATTTCAGTAATCTAGAGCTCCCTGGGCAGAAGGGCCAGATAGCAGAGAAGATCCTTAAGGAAGTGCGAGACAGACTCGGCTTCCTGGTCAATGTGGGACTCAATTATTTAAGCCTATCTCGTTCGGCGGAAACCCTATCCGGCGGTGAAGCCCAGAGGATCAGACTCGCCAGCCAAATTGGCGCCGGGCTAGTCGGTGTCATGTATGTCCTAGATGAGCCCTCTATCGGCCTGCACCAGAGAGATAATGAGCGCCTGCTTCAGACTCTGGTTCACCTAAGAGACTTAGGTAACACAGTAATCGTCGTCGAACACGACGAAGATGCGATCAAGATGGCCGACCACATTATCGATATCGGTCCCGGAGCCGGAGTCCATGGCGGCGAGGTTATCTGTGATGGCACACTGCAAGATATTCTCGACTGTGAGGCTTCGATCACCGGCCAATATCTGTCGGGCGCTAAACAGATACATATCAGTGAAGAGCGCGTGACTTACGACAGCAACAAGGTCATCGAGCTATTTGGGGCCAGCGGCAACAACCTTCAGGATGTGGACCTAACCATTCCTATCGGTCTGTTCACCTGTGTCACCGGCGTATCAGGTTCCGGCAAGTCGACGCTGATAAACGATACCTTCTACAAGATAGCTCACAGACTACTTAATGGTGCCACGGTAGATGAGCCATCCCCCTATAAGAGTATCAAGGGCATGGATCACTGCGATAAGGTGGTCGATATCGATCAGAGCCCTATCGGTAGAACACCCAGATCGAATCCGGCCACTTATACCGGTATCTTCACTCCTATTCGAGAGCTGTTTGCCGCGACCCAAGAGTCTCGCACACGTGGTTATAAGCCGGGACGTTTCTCTTTCAACGTCAAGGGCGGCCGCTGTGAAGCCTGCCAGGGTGACGGTCTAATTAAAGTTGAGATGCACTTCTTGCCGGATGTTTATGTCCCTTGTGATAACTGTAAGAGCCAACGATATAATCGTGAAACCTTAGAGGTCAGATACAAGGGCAAAAATATTCACGAGGTGTTATCTATGACAGTCGAAGTGGCCCGCGATTTCTTCGATGCCGTGCCAGCCATCTCCCGAAAACTGCAGATGTTGATGGAGGTAGGTCTCTCTTATATAAGCTTAGGCCAGAGCGCGACTACCCTGTCAGGCGGTGAAGCTCAGCGCGTTAAACTTGCCAAGGAGCTATCGAAAAGAGACACGGGTCAGACCCTGTATATTCTCGACGAGCCAACAACCGGACTACATTTCGCCGATATTCAGCTGTTACTAGACGTCTTACACAGGCTAAAAACCCATGGTAATACCATAGTGGTTATCGAGCACAACTTGGATGTCATCAAGACGGCCGACTGGATCATCGACTTAGGGCCAGAAGGCGGCGCCGGAGGTGGAACCATCATGGTCAGCGGCACACCGGAAGACGTCGCTCAACATACTGAATCTCATACGGCACGTTTTCTTAAACCTCTGCTGCAATGCTAA